A single region of the Nicotiana sylvestris chromosome 6, ASM39365v2, whole genome shotgun sequence genome encodes:
- the LOC104215548 gene encoding probable pectinesterase/pectinesterase inhibitor 34, translated as MYYGRIDKPKPKDPFRRQILPNSADNATSNPHRLKLLLLIFTTILILASAISAAVLVTVRNKTGPAPTLLHSKPTVAMSRTCSRTRFTTLCLSSLHEFPGALSASDDDLVHISVNLTLQRFGKALYMASDISNLYMDTRIRSAYEDCLELLEESIDLLARSLTSVSHGAGKSNNHDVLTWLSAALTNQDTCTEGFADVNGNVKDQMTEKLRNLSELVSNCLAIFAAMNGDDDFSGVPIQNRRRRLMGSTDDAGTVVSAKDEDFAPFPKWLNRKERMLLDTPVSAIQADIIVSKDGNGTFKTIADAIKKVPQYSNRRIIIYVKAGRYEEDNLKIGRKKTNVMFIGDGKGKTVITGGKSVSQNLTTFHTASFAATGAGFIVRDITFENYAGPSKHQAVALRIGADHAVVYRCNIIGYQDTLYVHSQRQFYRECDIYGTVDFIFGNAAVVLQNCSIYARKPMDFQKNTITAQNRKDPNQNTGISIHACKIAAASDLEASKGSFPTYLGRPWKLYSRTVVMLSNLGDHIHPRGWLEWNATFALETLYYGEYMNYGPGAAVGQRVTWPGYRVITSVEEASKFTVAQFIFGSSWLPSTGVAFLAGLNT; from the exons ATGTACTATGGCCGGATAGACAAACCCAAACCTAAAGATCCCTTTCGCCGACAAATACTCCCTAACTCAGCAGACAATGCCACCTCCAACCCCCACAGACTTAAACTCTTACTACTCATTTTCACCACCATCCTTATACTTGCCTCTGCAATTTCTGCCGCTGTATTAGTTACTGTCCGAAATAAAACCGGTCCCGCTCCCACATTGCTTCATTCCAAGCCTACCGTAGCCATGTCACGTACCTGTAGTCGCACTCGTTTCACAACCCTCTGTTTAAGCTCTTTGCATGAATTCCCTGGCGCACTCTCTGCCTCCGACGACGACCTCGTTCATATTTCCGTCAATTTGACGCTCCAGCGTTTTGGCAAAGCACTTTACATGGCTTCCGACATTAGCAACCTTTACATGGACACACGGATAAGGTCGGCTTACGAGGATTGTCTAGAGCTGCTAGAAGAATCAATTGACCTTTTAGCCCGTTCCTTAACGTCCGTCTCCCACGGCGCCGGAAAGTCAAACAATCACGACGTGCTGACGTGGCTTAGCGCCGCTCTGACCAATCAGGACACGTGTACGGAGGGGTTCGCTGACGTTAACGGGAACGTTAAGGATCAAATGACGGAAAAATTAAGGAATTTGTCGGAGCTAGTAAGCAATTGTCTGGCCATATTTGCGGCCATGAACGGCGACGATGATTTCTCCGGTGTTCCGATACAGAATCGACGGCGGAGATTAATGGGATCAACTGATGATGCAGGTACTGTAGTGTCGGCAAAAGACGAGGATTTTGCGCCTTTTCCAAAATGGTTGAATAGGAAGGAGCGAATGTTACTGGACACGCCAGTGTCGGCAATACAAGCAGATATAATTGTGTCAAAGGACGGTAACGGTACGTTCAAGACAATTGCCGATGCTATTAAGAAGGTCCCACAATACAGTAATCGTCGGATAATAATTTATGTCAAGGCAGGAAG GTATGAAGAGGATAACCTGAAAATTGGGAGGAAAAAGACGAACGTGATGTTTATTGGAGATGGAAAAGGCAAGACGGTGATAACAGGAGGAAAAAGCGTATCACAGAATCTGACGACATTCCATACCGCCTCTTTCG CGGCAACTGGAGCTGGTTTCATTGTAAGGGACATCACATTTGAGAACTACGCTGGACCAAGCAAACATCAAGCAGTAGCTCTTCGCATTGGCGCTGATCATGCTGTGGTCTATCGATGCAATATCATCGGATACCAAGACACTCTCTACGTACACTCTCAGCGCCAATTCTATCGCGAGTGTGATATCTATGGTACCGTTGATTTCATCTTCGGTAATGCAGCAGTAGTCCTTCAAAACTGCAGCATCTACGCTCGAAAGCCCATGGACTTCCAAAAGAACACCATCACTGCCCAAAACAGGAAGGATCCCAATCAAAACACTGGCATTTCAATCCATGCTTGCAAAATCGCAGCGGCATCTGACCTCGAGGCGTCCAAAGGAAGCTTCCCCACTTATCTTGGTCGACCGTGGAAGTTGTACTCGCGAACTGTTGTCATGTTATCTAACTTGGGTGATCATATACACCCGCGTGGTTGGTTAGAGTGGAATGCTACATTCGCACTCGAGACATTGTATTATGGCGAGTATATGAATTATGGACCGGGAGCAGCCGTGGGGCAACGGGTGACTTGGCCGGGGTATCGGGTGATCACGTCCGTGGAAGAGGCCAGCAAGTTCACCGTTGCACAATTCATTTTCGGATCGTCATGGTTGCCTTCAACTGGGGTGGCTTTCTTGGCAGGGTTGAATACCTGA